A single Harpia harpyja isolate bHarHar1 chromosome 6, bHarHar1 primary haplotype, whole genome shotgun sequence DNA region contains:
- the TCF20 gene encoding transcription factor 20 isoform X4, whose translation MQSFREQSSYHGNQQSYPQEVHSSSRLEEFSPRQQAQMFQSFGGGAGSGRRGAAGASTAMPGESSGHQSYQGFRKEAGEFYYMAANKDPVASGGQQPPQRRPSGPVQSYGPPQGSSFGSQYGSEGHVGQFQTQHSTLGGVSHYQQDYTGPFSPGSAQYQQQASSQQQQVQQLRQQIYQSHQPLPQASSQSASSTSHLQPMQRPSTLPSSASGYQLRVGQFSQHYQPPSSSSSSSFPSPQRFGQSGQNYDGSYSVNSGSQYEGHAVGSNAQAYGTQSNYSFQTQPMKSFEQSKLPQSGQQGQQQQHPPQHVMQYSNAATKLSLQSQVGQYSQTEVPVRSPMQFHQNFSPISNPSPAASVVQSPSCSSTPSPLMPGGENLQCGQGNMSMGSRNRILQMMPQLSPTPSMMPSPNSHAGGFKGFGLEGLQEKRLTDPGLSSLSALSSQVANLPNTVQHMLLSDALAPQKKSSKRSSSSKKADSCTNSEGSSQAEEQLKSPLAESLDGGCSSSSEDHGERVRQLSGQSTSSDTTYKGGNLERSNSSPAQGSQNEPSKLSSSPAAREDVASPDGKEAVVAVENAPKVNEKAVGVIVSREAMTGRVEKSGGQDKPTQDDASTATQAPASASGAKEAGHAGTQPETQGGGKGSKSGDNTNHNGEGNSQPGHAVVGPNFPARTEPSKSPGSLRYSYKDNIAAGIQRNIGGFPQYPSGQEKGDFPGHSERKGRNEKFPSLLQEVLQGYHHHPDRRYSRNAQEHSGMAGSLEGAMRPNILISQTNELTNRGLLNKSMGSLLEGPHWGPWDRKSSSTAPDMKQINLADYPLARKFDVESQSSAHEGGALSERRSVICDISPLRQLVRDPGPHPMGHMGPEARSGRSERLAPGLSQSVILPGGLVSMETKMKAHSGQIKEEDFEQSKSSASLNNKKTGDHCHPAGIKHESFRGNASPGAAVSDAAPDYIPQQDSRSMQMRRAPGRTGSSRGKSPSQFQDLADKLKMSPGRSRGPGTDLHHMNPHMTLSERVNRGSLHSAYPQNSEGPSLASAYHTNARPHAFGDPNQSLNSQYHYKRQIYQQQQEEYKDWASSAAQGVIAAAQHRQEGARKSPRQQQFLERVRSPLKNDKDGMMYLQGSSYHDIGSQEAGRCVMGSDSTQSKCTELKHGNQKLQHHESGWDLSRQTSPAKSSGPLGAANQKRFCLQESDGHRREESTDLPKPSNAMLRLPGQEDQSPQNPLIMRRRVRSFISPIPTKRQPQDMKNSGSEDKGRLMTSAKEGADKTYNSYAHSSQSQDVGKSVAKGDSFKDLPSPDNRNCPAVSLTSPAKTKILPPRKGRGLKLEAIVQKITSPNIRRSVSTNSAETGADTVTLDDILSLKSGPEGGNVAGHGPETEKRKAEMSDQVGTASQDTTGELTLPRSSEEWQSSEDDKTKKEVPETASVGKEGAGSSAAPLPSQKSGGQGRSDGSVSGAGTLTFSDSKTISPSSVFTSEPNPKSEEKDGDVTNISPKPDGFPPKGYFPSGKKKGRPIGSVNKQKKQQQQQQQLPPPPPPVPSQSSEGVGGGEPKPKRQRRERRKPAAQPRKRKPRRAAPIVEPQEPEIKLKYATQPVDKTDSKNKSFFPYIHVVNKCELGAVCTIINAEEEEQNKLVRGRKGQRSSTPPPSNAESKVLPTSTFMLQGPVVTESSVLGHLVCCLCGKWASYRNMGDLFGPFYPQDYAATLPKNPPPKRATEMQSKVKVRHKTASNGSKTDTEEEEEQQQQKEQRSLAAHPRFKRRHRSEDCSGASRSLSRGASCKKATTDGGSGGEKTPLDSKPSMPTSEGGTELELQIPELPLDSNEFWVHEGCILWANGIYLVCGRLYGLQEAVEIAREMKCSHCQEPGATLGCYNKGCSFRYHYPCAIDADCLLNEENFSVRCPKHKPLLPCSLPSLQNKMVKGSLSTEQSERG comes from the coding sequence ATGCAGTCCTTTCGGGAGCAAAGTAGTTACCACGGAAACCAGCAGAGCTACCCGCAGGAAGTGCACAGTTCATCCCGACTGGAAGAGTTCAGCCCCCGCCAGCAGGCCCAGATGTTCCAGAGCTTTGGAGGAGGTGCTGGCAGTGGACGTCGTGGAGCAGCAGGAGCCTCTACAGCAATGCCTGGTGAGAGCTCTGGCCATCAGAGCTACCAAGGTTTCAGAAAAGAAGCAGGAGAGTTTTACTATATGGCTGCCAACAAAGATCCAGTGGCGTCAGGAGGGCAGCAGCCACCTCAGCGCAGGCCTTCTGGACCAGTACAGAGCTATGGGCCCCCTCAAGGGAGTAGCTTTGGGAGTCAGTATGGGAGTGAGGGACATGTGGGCCAGTTTCAAACACAGCACTCAACCCTTGGGGGTGTATCCCACTATCAACAGGATTATACTGGTCCTTTTTCTCCAGGGAGTGCCCAGTATCAGCAGCAGGCTTctagccagcagcagcaggtgcaGCAGCTGAGACAGCAGATCTATCAATCTCATCAGCCTTTACCCCAGGCTTCCAGCCAGTCTGCTTCTAGCACCTCACACTTGCAGCCAATGCAGCGTCCATCCACCCTGCCTTCCTCTGCTTCTGGGTACCAGTTACGAGTGGGTCAGTTCAGCCAACACTATCAGCCACCTtcgtcatcctcctcctcctcttttccttccccgCAGCGTTTTGGCCAGTCAGGACAAAATTATGATGGAAGCTACAGTGTGAATTCTGGGTCGCAGTATGAAGGCCATGCTGTGGGTTCCAATGCACAGGCATATGGGACCCAGTCAAACTACAGCTTTCAGACTCAACCGATGAAAAGTTTTGAGCAGTCTAAGCTGCCGCAAAGCGggcagcaggggcagcagcaacagcacccACCTCAGCATGTAATGCAGTATTCAAATGCTGCCACCAAGCTCTCTCTTCAAAGTCAAGTGGGACAGTACAGCCAGACTGAAGTTCCTGTAAGGTCACCGATGCAGTTCCACCAAAACTTCAGTCCAATCTCTAATCCATCTCCTGCTGCATCTGTGGTTCAGTCTCCAAGCTGCAGCTCTACCCCTTCACCACTCATGCCAGGTGGAGAAAATCTCCAGTGTGGGCAAGGCAACATGTCCATGGGTTCTAGAAACCGAATCCTGCAGATGATGCCTCAGCTTAGTCCTACACCATCTATGATGCCAAGCCCCAATTCTCATGCAGGGGGATTCAAGGGGTTTGGGCTGGAAGGACTGCAGGAAAAAAGGCTCACAGATCCAGGGCTGAGCAGCCTGAGTGCTCTAAGTTCTCAAGTGGCCAATCTGCCCAACACAGTCCAGCACATGTTGCTCTCGGATGCCTTGGCACCTCAGAAAAAAAGTTCCAAAAGGTCATCCTCTTCAAAGAAGGCCGACAGCTGCACCAACTCAGAAGGCTCCTCCCAGGCAGAGGAGCAACTCAAGTCTCCCCTGGCAGAGTCCCTTGATGGTGGCTGTTCCAGTAGTTCAGAGGATCATGGGGAAAGGGTGAGACAGCTGAGTGGCCAGAGCACCAGCTCAGACACCACTTACAAAGGGGGTAACTTAGAGAGATCCAACTCCTCACCAGCACAAGGCTCTCAGAATGAGCCATCAAaactcagcagcagccctgcagctaGGGAAGATGTGGCCTCCCCTGATGGGAAGGAAGCTGTGGTGGCTGTGGAAAATGCTCCAAAAGTGAATGAAAAGGCAGTTGGGGTGATTGTCTCCCGGGAAGCCATGACAGGAAGAGTAGAAAAGTCAGGTGGACAAGATAAACCTACACAAGATGATGCTTCCACAGCCACTCAGGCACCAGCTAGTGCTAGTGGAGCAAAAGAAGCTGGGCATGCAGGGACGCAGCCAGAAACTCAAGGAGGAGGTAAAGGGAGCAAAAGTGGAGATAACACTAACCATAATGGAGAGGGGAACAGCCAGCCTGGTCATGCAGTTGTTGGGCCAAATTTTCCTGCAAGAACAGAACCTTCCAAATCTCCTGGCAGTTTAAGATACAGTTACAAGGATAATATAGCAGCTGGTATACAGAGAAATATTGGTGGCTTTCCACAGTATCCTTCTGGTCAAGAAAAAGGGGATTTTCCAGGGCACAGTGAGCGCAAAGGCAGGAATGAGAAGTTTCCTAGCCTCCTACAGGAGGTCTTGCAGGGGTACCACCACCATCCAGACAGAAGGTATTCTAGGAATGCACAGGAGCATTCTGGGATGGCTGGGAGTTTGGAGGGAGCCATGAGGCCCAATATCTTAATTAGTCAAACAAATGAATTGACCAACAGAGGCCTCTTAAATAAAAGCATGGGGTCTCTCCTGGAAGGCCCTCACTGGGGTCCCTGGGACAGGAAGTCTAGCAGCACAGCTCCTGACATGAAGCAGATAAATCTAGCTGATTACCCTCTTGCTAGAAAGTTTGATGTGGAGTCTCAGTCTTCTGCCCATGAAGGGGGAGCGCTCTCAGAGAGGAGATCAGTGATCTGTGACATATCTCCATTAAGGCAACTTGTCAGAGATCCTGGCCCTCACCCAATGGGGCACATGGGTCCTGAGGCAAGAAGTGGAAGGAGTGAACGTCTTGCCCCTGGCTTGAGCCAGTCAGTAATACTCCCTGGTGGTTTAGTATCCATGGAAACAAAGATGAAAGCTCACAGTGGGCAAATAAAAGAAGAAGATTTTGAACAGTCGAAGAGCTCAGCTAGtctcaataataaaaaaacaggAGACCATTGTCATCCTGCTGGCATCAAGCATGAATCTTTCCGAGGCAATGCTAGCCCTGGAGCTGCAGTCTCCGATGCTGCTCCAGACTACATTCCCCAGCAGGACAGCAGATCAATGCAGATGAGACGAGCACCTGGCAGAACTGGAAGCAGCAGGGGTAAATCACCTTCTCAATTTCAGGATCTTGCTGATAAGCTGAAAATGTCACCAGGCAGAAGCAGAGGCCCAGGGACAGATCTGCATCACATGAACCCACACATGACACTATCTGAAAGAGTTAACAGGGGTTCCTTGCATTCTGCTTACCCTCAGAATTCAGAAGGCCCATCTTTGGCTTCAGCATATCACACAAATGCTAGGCCTCATGCTTTTGGTGACCCTAACCAGAGTTTAAATTCCCAGTATCATTACAAGAGACAGATATACCAGCAACAGCAGGAAGAATACAAAGATTGGGCAAGCAGCGCAGCTCAAGGTGTGAttgctgcagctcagcacaggcaggagggagcaaGGAAGAGCCCAAGACAACAGCAGTTTCTGGAAAGAGTAAGGAGTCCCTTAAAAAATGACAAGGATGGAATGATGTACCTTCAAGGTAGCTCTTATCACGATATTGGAAGCCAGGAAGCTGGGCGCTGTGTTATGGGGAGTGACAGTACTCAGAGCAAATGCACCGAACTGAAACACGGCAACCAGAAGTTGCAGCATCACGAATCTGGATGGGACCTGTCTCGGCAAACTTCTCCTGCCAAAAGCAGTGGCCCTCTCGGAGCAGCCAACCAAAAAAGATTTTGCCTTCAAGAAAGCGATGGGCATCGACGAGAGGAATCTACAGATTTGCCCAAGCCTAGTAATGCCATGCTCAGGCTCCCTGGCCAGGAAGACCAGTCTCCTCAAAATCCATTAATTATGAGGAGGAGAGTCCGTTCTTTCATCTCGCCTATCCCTACCAAAAGACAGCCACAGGATATGAAGAACAGTGGCAGTGAAGATAAAGGGCGACTGATGACTTCAGCAAAAGAAGGAGCTGATAAAACCTACAACTCCTATGCCCATTCATCTCAAAGCCAAGATGTTGGCAAGTCAGTTGCAAAGGGAGATTCCTTCAAGGACCTGCCAAGTCCTGACAATAGGAATTGCCCTGCTGTTTCCCTCACAAGCCCGGCTAAGACCAAAATATTGCCCCCCAGAAAGGGGCGAGGATTAAAACTGGAAGCTATTGTTCAAAAAATCACATCTCCCAATATTAGGAGAAGTGTTTCTACCAACAGTGCTGAAACTGGTGCAGATACTGTCACTCTTGATGACATCCTGTCTCTTAAGAGTGGACCTGAAGGAGGAAATGTGGCTGGACATGGACCAgagactgaaaagagaaaagcagagatgtCAGATCAAGTGGGGACAGCAAGCCAGGATACAACTGGTGAATTAACTCTTCCAAGATCTTCAGAAGAGTGGCAAAGCAGTGAGGATGATAAAACCAAGAAAGAGGTCCCTGAAACTGCCAGTGTTGGTAAAGAAGGAGCAGGATCCAGTGCAGCACCACTACCTTCTCAGAAGTCAGGTGGTCAGGGAAGGTCTGACGGATCTGTAAGCGGAGCTGGAACTCTGACCTTTTCAGACTCAAAAACAATTTCCCCTTCTAGTGTGTTTACTTCTGAACCAAATCCAAAGTCTGAGGAAAAAGATGGAGATGTGACAAACATTTCACCCAAGCCGGATGGTTTCCCTCCAAAGGGATATTTTccctctggaaagaaaaaggggaggcCAATTGGGAGCGTGAacaagcagaagaagcagcagcagcaacagcagcaactgcCACCGCCACCCCCACCAGTACCTTCTCAGTCTTCAGAAGGGGTAGGTGGTGGTGAGCCAAAGCCGAAGAGGCAAAGGAGGGAGAGGCGAAAACCTGCAGCACAGCCACGGAAGCGGAAGCCTAGACGGGCTGCTCCAATTGTGGAGCCTCAAGAACCAGAGATCAAGCTTAAATATGCTACCCAGCCTGTAGATAAAACTGACTCCAAGAATAAGTCCTTTTTCCCTTATATTCATGTGGTAAACAAGTGTGAATTAGGCGCTGTGTGCACAATCATTAATgcggaggaagaggagcagaacAAATTGGTGAGGGGTCGGAAAGGACAAAGGTCTTCAACACCCCCTCCTAGCAATGCGGAGAGCAAAGTGCTGCCCACCTCAACTTTCATGCTGCAGGGCCCTGTAGTAACAGAGTCTTCTGTCTTAGGGCATCTGGTTTGCTGCCTGTGTGGCAAATGGGCCAGCTATCGTAACATGGGTGACCTCTTTGGTCCTTTCTACCCCCAGGATTATGCAGCTACCTTGCCCAAGAACCCGCCTCCAAagagggccacagaaatgcagagcaagGTCAAGGTACGGCACAAAACTGCTTCTAATGGTTCCAAGACAGatacagaagaggaggaagaacagcaacaacagaaGGAACAAAGAAGCCTAGCTGCTCATCCCCGCTTTAAGAGACGGCACCGCTCTGAGGACTGTAGTGGAGCCTCTAGGTCACTTTCAAGGGGAGCGTCTTGTAAAAAAGCAACCActgatggtggcagtggtggtgaaAAGACTCCTTTGGACTCAAAACCCTCTATGCCCACTTCAGAAGGTGGCACTGAGCTGGAGTTACAAATTCCTGAACTACCTCTTGACAGCAATGAATTTTGGGTCCATGAGGGTTGTATTCTCTGGGCCAATGGGATCTACCTGGTCTGTGGCAGGCTCTATGGGCTGCAGGAAGCTGTGGAGATTGCAAGAGAGATG
- the TCF20 gene encoding transcription factor 20 isoform X5, with protein sequence MQSFREQSSYHGNQQSYPQEVHSSSRLEEFSPRQQAQMFQSFGGGAGSGRRGAAGASTAMPGSAQYQQQASSQQQQVQQLRQQIYQSHQPLPQASSQSASSTSHLQPMQRPSTLPSSASGYQLRVGQFSQHYQPPSSSSSSSFPSPQRFGQSGQNYDGSYSVNSGSQYEGHAVGSNAQAYGTQSNYSFQTQPMKSFEQSKLPQSGQQGQQQQHPPQHVMQYSNAATKLSLQSQVGQYSQTEVPVRSPMQFHQNFSPISNPSPAASVVQSPSCSSTPSPLMPGGENLQCGQGNMSMGSRNRILQMMPQLSPTPSMMPSPNSHAGGFKGFGLEGLQEKRLTDPGLSSLSALSSQVANLPNTVQHMLLSDALAPQKKSSKRSSSSKKADSCTNSEGSSQAEEQLKSPLAESLDGGCSSSSEDHGERVRQLSGQSTSSDTTYKGGNLERSNSSPAQGSQNEPSKLSSSPAAREDVASPDGKEAVVAVENAPKVNEKAVGVIVSREAMTGRVEKSGGQDKPTQDDASTATQAPASASGAKEAGHAGTQPETQGGGKGSKSGDNTNHNGEGNSQPGHAVVGPNFPARTEPSKSPGSLRYSYKDNIAAGIQRNIGGFPQYPSGQEKGDFPGHSERKGRNEKFPSLLQEVLQGYHHHPDRRYSRNAQEHSGMAGSLEGAMRPNILISQTNELTNRGLLNKSMGSLLEGPHWGPWDRKSSSTAPDMKQINLADYPLARKFDVESQSSAHEGGALSERRSVICDISPLRQLVRDPGPHPMGHMGPEARSGRSERLAPGLSQSVILPGGLVSMETKMKAHSGQIKEEDFEQSKSSASLNNKKTGDHCHPAGIKHESFRGNASPGAAVSDAAPDYIPQQDSRSMQMRRAPGRTGSSRGKSPSQFQDLADKLKMSPGRSRGPGTDLHHMNPHMTLSERVNRGSLHSAYPQNSEGPSLASAYHTNARPHAFGDPNQSLNSQYHYKRQIYQQQQEEYKDWASSAAQGVIAAAQHRQEGARKSPRQQQFLERVRSPLKNDKDGMMYLQGSSYHDIGSQEAGRCVMGSDSTQSKCTELKHGNQKLQHHESGWDLSRQTSPAKSSGPLGAANQKRFCLQESDGHRREESTDLPKPSNAMLRLPGQEDQSPQNPLIMRRRVRSFISPIPTKRQPQDMKNSGSEDKGRLMTSAKEGADKTYNSYAHSSQSQDVGKSVAKGDSFKDLPSPDNRNCPAVSLTSPAKTKILPPRKGRGLKLEAIVQKITSPNIRRSVSTNSAETGADTVTLDDILSLKSGPEGGNVAGHGPETEKRKAEMSDQVGTASQDTTGELTLPRSSEEWQSSEDDKTKKEVPETASVGKEGAGSSAAPLPSQKSGGQGRSDGSVSGAGTLTFSDSKTISPSSVFTSEPNPKSEEKDGDVTNISPKPDGFPPKGYFPSGKKKGRPIGSVNKQKKQQQQQQQLPPPPPPVPSQSSEGVGGGEPKPKRQRRERRKPAAQPRKRKPRRAAPIVEPQEPEIKLKYATQPVDKTDSKNKSFFPYIHVVNKCELGAVCTIINAEEEEQNKLVRGRKGQRSSTPPPSNAESKVLPTSTFMLQGPVVTESSVLGHLVCCLCGKWASYRNMGDLFGPFYPQDYAATLPKNPPPKRATEMQSKVKVRHKTASNGSKTDTEEEEEQQQQKEQRSLAAHPRFKRRHRSEDCSGASRSLSRGASCKKATTDGGSGGEKTPLDSKPSMPTSEGGTELELQIPELPLDSNEFWVHEGCILWANGIYLVCGRLYGLQEAVEIAREMKCSHCQEPGATLGCYNKGCSFRYHYPCAIDADCLLNEENFSVRCPKHKPLLPCSLPSLQNKMVKGSLSTEQSERG encoded by the exons ATGCAGTCCTTTCGGGAGCAAAGTAGTTACCACGGAAACCAGCAGAGCTACCCGCAGGAAGTGCACAGTTCATCCCGACTGGAAGAGTTCAGCCCCCGCCAGCAGGCCCAGATGTTCCAGAGCTTTGGAGGAGGTGCTGGCAGTGGACGTCGTGGAGCAGCAGGAGCCTCTACAGCAATGCCTG GGAGTGCCCAGTATCAGCAGCAGGCTTctagccagcagcagcaggtgcaGCAGCTGAGACAGCAGATCTATCAATCTCATCAGCCTTTACCCCAGGCTTCCAGCCAGTCTGCTTCTAGCACCTCACACTTGCAGCCAATGCAGCGTCCATCCACCCTGCCTTCCTCTGCTTCTGGGTACCAGTTACGAGTGGGTCAGTTCAGCCAACACTATCAGCCACCTtcgtcatcctcctcctcctcttttccttccccgCAGCGTTTTGGCCAGTCAGGACAAAATTATGATGGAAGCTACAGTGTGAATTCTGGGTCGCAGTATGAAGGCCATGCTGTGGGTTCCAATGCACAGGCATATGGGACCCAGTCAAACTACAGCTTTCAGACTCAACCGATGAAAAGTTTTGAGCAGTCTAAGCTGCCGCAAAGCGggcagcaggggcagcagcaacagcacccACCTCAGCATGTAATGCAGTATTCAAATGCTGCCACCAAGCTCTCTCTTCAAAGTCAAGTGGGACAGTACAGCCAGACTGAAGTTCCTGTAAGGTCACCGATGCAGTTCCACCAAAACTTCAGTCCAATCTCTAATCCATCTCCTGCTGCATCTGTGGTTCAGTCTCCAAGCTGCAGCTCTACCCCTTCACCACTCATGCCAGGTGGAGAAAATCTCCAGTGTGGGCAAGGCAACATGTCCATGGGTTCTAGAAACCGAATCCTGCAGATGATGCCTCAGCTTAGTCCTACACCATCTATGATGCCAAGCCCCAATTCTCATGCAGGGGGATTCAAGGGGTTTGGGCTGGAAGGACTGCAGGAAAAAAGGCTCACAGATCCAGGGCTGAGCAGCCTGAGTGCTCTAAGTTCTCAAGTGGCCAATCTGCCCAACACAGTCCAGCACATGTTGCTCTCGGATGCCTTGGCACCTCAGAAAAAAAGTTCCAAAAGGTCATCCTCTTCAAAGAAGGCCGACAGCTGCACCAACTCAGAAGGCTCCTCCCAGGCAGAGGAGCAACTCAAGTCTCCCCTGGCAGAGTCCCTTGATGGTGGCTGTTCCAGTAGTTCAGAGGATCATGGGGAAAGGGTGAGACAGCTGAGTGGCCAGAGCACCAGCTCAGACACCACTTACAAAGGGGGTAACTTAGAGAGATCCAACTCCTCACCAGCACAAGGCTCTCAGAATGAGCCATCAAaactcagcagcagccctgcagctaGGGAAGATGTGGCCTCCCCTGATGGGAAGGAAGCTGTGGTGGCTGTGGAAAATGCTCCAAAAGTGAATGAAAAGGCAGTTGGGGTGATTGTCTCCCGGGAAGCCATGACAGGAAGAGTAGAAAAGTCAGGTGGACAAGATAAACCTACACAAGATGATGCTTCCACAGCCACTCAGGCACCAGCTAGTGCTAGTGGAGCAAAAGAAGCTGGGCATGCAGGGACGCAGCCAGAAACTCAAGGAGGAGGTAAAGGGAGCAAAAGTGGAGATAACACTAACCATAATGGAGAGGGGAACAGCCAGCCTGGTCATGCAGTTGTTGGGCCAAATTTTCCTGCAAGAACAGAACCTTCCAAATCTCCTGGCAGTTTAAGATACAGTTACAAGGATAATATAGCAGCTGGTATACAGAGAAATATTGGTGGCTTTCCACAGTATCCTTCTGGTCAAGAAAAAGGGGATTTTCCAGGGCACAGTGAGCGCAAAGGCAGGAATGAGAAGTTTCCTAGCCTCCTACAGGAGGTCTTGCAGGGGTACCACCACCATCCAGACAGAAGGTATTCTAGGAATGCACAGGAGCATTCTGGGATGGCTGGGAGTTTGGAGGGAGCCATGAGGCCCAATATCTTAATTAGTCAAACAAATGAATTGACCAACAGAGGCCTCTTAAATAAAAGCATGGGGTCTCTCCTGGAAGGCCCTCACTGGGGTCCCTGGGACAGGAAGTCTAGCAGCACAGCTCCTGACATGAAGCAGATAAATCTAGCTGATTACCCTCTTGCTAGAAAGTTTGATGTGGAGTCTCAGTCTTCTGCCCATGAAGGGGGAGCGCTCTCAGAGAGGAGATCAGTGATCTGTGACATATCTCCATTAAGGCAACTTGTCAGAGATCCTGGCCCTCACCCAATGGGGCACATGGGTCCTGAGGCAAGAAGTGGAAGGAGTGAACGTCTTGCCCCTGGCTTGAGCCAGTCAGTAATACTCCCTGGTGGTTTAGTATCCATGGAAACAAAGATGAAAGCTCACAGTGGGCAAATAAAAGAAGAAGATTTTGAACAGTCGAAGAGCTCAGCTAGtctcaataataaaaaaacaggAGACCATTGTCATCCTGCTGGCATCAAGCATGAATCTTTCCGAGGCAATGCTAGCCCTGGAGCTGCAGTCTCCGATGCTGCTCCAGACTACATTCCCCAGCAGGACAGCAGATCAATGCAGATGAGACGAGCACCTGGCAGAACTGGAAGCAGCAGGGGTAAATCACCTTCTCAATTTCAGGATCTTGCTGATAAGCTGAAAATGTCACCAGGCAGAAGCAGAGGCCCAGGGACAGATCTGCATCACATGAACCCACACATGACACTATCTGAAAGAGTTAACAGGGGTTCCTTGCATTCTGCTTACCCTCAGAATTCAGAAGGCCCATCTTTGGCTTCAGCATATCACACAAATGCTAGGCCTCATGCTTTTGGTGACCCTAACCAGAGTTTAAATTCCCAGTATCATTACAAGAGACAGATATACCAGCAACAGCAGGAAGAATACAAAGATTGGGCAAGCAGCGCAGCTCAAGGTGTGAttgctgcagctcagcacaggcaggagggagcaaGGAAGAGCCCAAGACAACAGCAGTTTCTGGAAAGAGTAAGGAGTCCCTTAAAAAATGACAAGGATGGAATGATGTACCTTCAAGGTAGCTCTTATCACGATATTGGAAGCCAGGAAGCTGGGCGCTGTGTTATGGGGAGTGACAGTACTCAGAGCAAATGCACCGAACTGAAACACGGCAACCAGAAGTTGCAGCATCACGAATCTGGATGGGACCTGTCTCGGCAAACTTCTCCTGCCAAAAGCAGTGGCCCTCTCGGAGCAGCCAACCAAAAAAGATTTTGCCTTCAAGAAAGCGATGGGCATCGACGAGAGGAATCTACAGATTTGCCCAAGCCTAGTAATGCCATGCTCAGGCTCCCTGGCCAGGAAGACCAGTCTCCTCAAAATCCATTAATTATGAGGAGGAGAGTCCGTTCTTTCATCTCGCCTATCCCTACCAAAAGACAGCCACAGGATATGAAGAACAGTGGCAGTGAAGATAAAGGGCGACTGATGACTTCAGCAAAAGAAGGAGCTGATAAAACCTACAACTCCTATGCCCATTCATCTCAAAGCCAAGATGTTGGCAAGTCAGTTGCAAAGGGAGATTCCTTCAAGGACCTGCCAAGTCCTGACAATAGGAATTGCCCTGCTGTTTCCCTCACAAGCCCGGCTAAGACCAAAATATTGCCCCCCAGAAAGGGGCGAGGATTAAAACTGGAAGCTATTGTTCAAAAAATCACATCTCCCAATATTAGGAGAAGTGTTTCTACCAACAGTGCTGAAACTGGTGCAGATACTGTCACTCTTGATGACATCCTGTCTCTTAAGAGTGGACCTGAAGGAGGAAATGTGGCTGGACATGGACCAgagactgaaaagagaaaagcagagatgtCAGATCAAGTGGGGACAGCAAGCCAGGATACAACTGGTGAATTAACTCTTCCAAGATCTTCAGAAGAGTGGCAAAGCAGTGAGGATGATAAAACCAAGAAAGAGGTCCCTGAAACTGCCAGTGTTGGTAAAGAAGGAGCAGGATCCAGTGCAGCACCACTACCTTCTCAGAAGTCAGGTGGTCAGGGAAGGTCTGACGGATCTGTAAGCGGAGCTGGAACTCTGACCTTTTCAGACTCAAAAACAATTTCCCCTTCTAGTGTGTTTACTTCTGAACCAAATCCAAAGTCTGAGGAAAAAGATGGAGATGTGACAAACATTTCACCCAAGCCGGATGGTTTCCCTCCAAAGGGATATTTTccctctggaaagaaaaaggggaggcCAATTGGGAGCGTGAacaagcagaagaagcagcagcagcaacagcagcaactgcCACCGCCACCCCCACCAGTACCTTCTCAGTCTTCAGAAGGGGTAGGTGGTGGTGAGCCAAAGCCGAAGAGGCAAAGGAGGGAGAGGCGAAAACCTGCAGCACAGCCACGGAAGCGGAAGCCTAGACGGGCTGCTCCAATTGTGGAGCCTCAAGAACCAGAGATCAAGCTTAAATATGCTACCCAGCCTGTAGATAAAACTGACTCCAAGAATAAGTCCTTTTTCCCTTATATTCATGTGGTAAACAAGTGTGAATTAGGCGCTGTGTGCACAATCATTAATgcggaggaagaggagcagaacAAATTGGTGAGGGGTCGGAAAGGACAAAGGTCTTCAACACCCCCTCCTAGCAATGCGGAGAGCAAAGTGCTGCCCACCTCAACTTTCATGCTGCAGGGCCCTGTAGTAACAGAGTCTTCTGTCTTAGGGCATCTGGTTTGCTGCCTGTGTGGCAAATGGGCCAGCTATCGTAACATGGGTGACCTCTTTGGTCCTTTCTACCCCCAGGATTATGCAGCTACCTTGCCCAAGAACCCGCCTCCAAagagggccacagaaatgcagagcaagGTCAAGGTACGGCACAAAACTGCTTCTAATGGTTCCAAGACAGatacagaagaggaggaagaacagcaacaacagaaGGAACAAAGAAGCCTAGCTGCTCATCCCCGCTTTAAGAGACGGCACCGCTCTGAGGACTGTAGTGGAGCCTCTAGGTCACTTTCAAGGGGAGCGTCTTGTAAAAAAGCAACCActgatggtggcagtggtggtgaaAAGACTCCTTTGGACTCAAAACCCTCTATGCCCACTTCAGAAGGTGGCACTGAGCTGGAGTTACAAATTCCTGAACTACCTCTTGACAGCAATGAATTTTGGGTCCATGAGGGTTGTATTCTCTGGGCCAATGGGATCTACCTGGTCTGTGGCAGGCTCTATGGGCTGCAGGAAGCTGTGGAGATTGCAAGAGAGATG